Proteins encoded within one genomic window of uncultured Desulfobacter sp.:
- a CDS encoding U32 family peptidase, whose product MTSQPSKTPTILAPAGDLHSFLAAIAAGADAIYCGLKIFSARMEAGNFSIEELARLTQLAHSKGVEVYVAFNSIIKESEIDKARRILDKLARHTDVDALIIQDTAMVPLAEQAGFKGKLHLSTLGNCTHPAGLEAAQNTGFSRVVLPREFSLDDIRTMAAAAPGTMDLEVFIHGALCYSVSGRCYWSSWFGGKSALRGRCVQPCRRLYEQNGKKARYFSCMDLSADVLAKVLKEIPNISTWKIEGRKKSPHYVYYTVMAYKLLRDAPDQKKQALSFLAYALGRQGSHYNLLGHRVSNPLDHTSDTGSGLFLGRIKNPENPYFISREALMPGDLLRIGYEEETFHQIQKVTRAVPKKGKYFLAAAKGKRISKGTAVFMIDRRGPELETKLSQLNAQLNEIPKVKIKPSSHSASHQKAADKIKLPGQTGTYRKKKQPGIHEMDVFRKTPPNLKTNNDKGFWISANSYGIKVFARAWLWLDPVIFPEEEKICQNYIKSALKKGIKNFVLNSPWQISLFDNPKKLNIWAGPFCNITNSIAVEMLKSKGFSGAIVSPELDSDTLLSLPGCSVLPLGAVCRANWPVAVSRIAAPDLNIGKGFKSPMGEIAWTSKFNATYHTFPNWYLDLSSKTGDLKQAGFVMLVNMFENIPKGIRMKPRPGTWNWHLKLL is encoded by the coding sequence ATGACCAGCCAACCATCAAAAACACCGACAATCCTGGCTCCAGCCGGGGATCTACACTCTTTTCTTGCTGCAATAGCAGCTGGAGCAGACGCAATTTACTGCGGTCTTAAAATATTTTCAGCCCGCATGGAAGCAGGCAATTTCTCTATTGAAGAATTGGCAAGGCTAACCCAGCTTGCCCACTCAAAAGGGGTTGAGGTGTATGTTGCTTTTAACTCTATCATTAAAGAATCTGAAATAGATAAGGCACGTCGTATTCTTGACAAGCTTGCACGACATACGGATGTCGATGCCCTGATCATCCAGGACACTGCCATGGTCCCACTTGCCGAACAAGCAGGATTCAAAGGCAAACTCCATCTATCTACCCTGGGCAACTGTACCCATCCAGCCGGACTTGAAGCCGCTCAAAATACTGGATTTTCCCGAGTGGTGCTGCCTAGGGAATTCAGCCTTGATGACATCAGGACCATGGCTGCAGCGGCCCCCGGGACCATGGATTTAGAAGTGTTTATCCATGGTGCGCTTTGTTACTCTGTGTCAGGCCGGTGTTACTGGAGTTCCTGGTTTGGCGGAAAAAGTGCACTGCGGGGGCGCTGCGTTCAACCCTGCCGACGCCTGTATGAGCAAAATGGAAAAAAGGCTCGCTACTTCTCCTGCATGGATCTATCAGCGGATGTACTGGCCAAGGTGCTCAAAGAGATCCCGAACATCAGCACCTGGAAAATAGAAGGCCGAAAAAAAAGCCCTCATTATGTTTACTACACGGTAATGGCCTACAAACTGCTCCGGGATGCGCCGGATCAAAAAAAACAGGCTCTGTCATTTTTAGCCTATGCTTTAGGCCGACAGGGCAGCCATTACAACCTGTTAGGTCATCGTGTTTCAAATCCTTTGGACCATACTTCTGATACCGGATCCGGCCTGTTTTTAGGGCGGATAAAAAATCCTGAGAATCCATACTTTATTTCAAGGGAGGCGCTTATGCCCGGAGATCTTTTGCGTATCGGGTATGAAGAAGAAACCTTTCACCAAATCCAGAAGGTGACCCGGGCCGTCCCCAAAAAAGGAAAATATTTTTTAGCGGCGGCAAAAGGCAAGCGTATCAGCAAAGGCACGGCGGTTTTTATGATTGACCGCAGAGGACCTGAACTTGAAACAAAATTATCACAATTAAATGCCCAGTTGAATGAAATTCCCAAAGTAAAGATCAAACCGTCAAGCCACTCTGCCTCCCACCAAAAGGCAGCTGATAAGATAAAATTACCAGGCCAAACAGGAACGTATCGAAAAAAAAAACAACCTGGTATACATGAAATGGATGTATTCAGAAAAACACCGCCTAATTTAAAAACAAATAACGACAAAGGCTTCTGGATTTCTGCAAACAGTTATGGAATAAAGGTTTTTGCCCGGGCCTGGTTGTGGCTGGACCCCGTGATTTTCCCTGAAGAGGAAAAGATCTGTCAAAACTATATAAAAAGCGCATTAAAAAAGGGGATCAAAAACTTTGTGCTCAATTCCCCTTGGCAGATATCTTTGTTTGATAATCCCAAAAAACTAAATATCTGGGCAGGTCCCTTCTGCAATATAACAAATAGCATTGCAGTGGAAATGCTCAAGAGCAAAGGTTTTTCGGGAGCCATTGTAAGTCCGGAACTGGACAGTGACACCCTGTTGTCTTTGCCGGGATGCAGTGTCCTGCCTTTGGGCGCAGTCTGCCGGGCGAACTGGCCTGTGGCCGTATCAAGAATTGCAGCCCCGGACCTGAATATCGGGAAAGGCTTTAAAAGCCCCATGGGTGAAATCGCCTGGACCAGCAAGTTCAACGCGACCTACCACACGTTCCCCAACTGGTATTTAGACCTGTCATCCAAAACCGGCGACTTAAAACAGGCAGGTTTTGTCATGCTTGTTAATATGTTTGAAAATATACCTAAAGGTATCCGGATGAAGCCACGTCCCGGAACCTGGAACTGGCACCTGAAACTGCTTTAA
- a CDS encoding sigma 54-interacting transcriptional regulator yields MHVFPEIHQLMRSPLDFAHILDEIPLGILLMDKDLRVVHLNRFFQALTGFSLDMAKGIPCKNILRSSACILNCPVLATHRKNRSISCTSDIINTDRQKLPVRITTAQITDTQGHFTGYMETIEDLRGSAGNDPEKNVAYSFANIIGRSRKMEMIFQTLPMLAQSDTSILITGETGTGKDLVAEAVHQTSGRAGGPFIKINCGALPETLLESEIFGHMKGAFTGAVENKPGRFKLAHNGTIFLTEIGDLPLALQVKLLTFLDDRIIYPLGATKGFNANVRIIAATHRDLEYMVSIGKFRKDLLFRLNVARVHLPPLRERGTDIRLLLDHFLNHYTKKQAKKINGFSEPALSVLLAYTYEGNIRELKNIMEYAVNVAQGSRIEADNLPAYILDYKPMQSASLQPAAEQAPKDPSEQLPLRERALTDESEQTWSSVQRQMIIDALKTSQGKKNKAAEMLGMSRSTLWRKIKAYKIE; encoded by the coding sequence ATGCACGTATTTCCTGAAATTCATCAACTCATGAGATCGCCTCTTGATTTTGCCCATATCCTGGATGAAATCCCTTTAGGTATCCTATTGATGGACAAGGATTTGCGAGTGGTTCATCTGAACCGGTTTTTCCAGGCACTGACGGGTTTTTCACTGGATATGGCCAAGGGCATCCCCTGCAAAAATATCCTGCGCAGTTCTGCATGCATCCTCAACTGTCCGGTCCTTGCCACCCACCGCAAAAACAGGTCCATATCCTGCACGAGCGACATCATCAATACTGACCGCCAGAAATTGCCTGTGCGCATTACCACTGCACAAATCACGGACACCCAGGGGCATTTTACAGGTTATATGGAAACCATAGAGGACTTAAGAGGCAGTGCCGGCAATGATCCGGAAAAAAACGTGGCCTACAGTTTTGCCAATATCATCGGCCGAAGCCGGAAAATGGAAATGATTTTTCAGACCCTTCCCATGCTTGCCCAAAGTGATACCTCCATCCTGATCACCGGTGAAACAGGTACGGGCAAGGATCTTGTGGCAGAAGCCGTACACCAGACATCCGGACGGGCAGGCGGCCCATTTATTAAAATCAACTGCGGGGCACTGCCCGAAACCCTTTTGGAATCTGAAATCTTCGGTCATATGAAAGGCGCATTCACCGGCGCTGTGGAAAACAAACCCGGCCGGTTTAAACTGGCACACAACGGCACGATTTTCTTAACGGAAATCGGAGACCTTCCTTTGGCCCTTCAGGTTAAACTACTCACGTTTCTTGATGACAGGATCATTTATCCTTTAGGTGCCACCAAGGGATTCAATGCCAATGTAAGAATTATTGCCGCCACCCACCGCGACCTGGAATATATGGTATCCATTGGTAAATTCAGAAAAGACCTGCTGTTCCGCCTGAATGTGGCCAGGGTACATCTGCCGCCCTTACGGGAACGGGGCACGGATATCCGGCTACTGCTTGACCACTTCCTGAATCATTACACAAAAAAGCAGGCCAAAAAAATCAATGGGTTTTCTGAACCGGCCCTGTCTGTTTTATTAGCATACACCTATGAGGGAAATATTCGAGAACTGAAAAATATCATGGAGTATGCGGTGAATGTAGCCCAGGGGAGCAGAATCGAAGCCGATAATCTGCCAGCATACATTCTTGATTATAAGCCCATGCAAAGTGCATCCTTACAGCCGGCAGCAGAGCAGGCCCCAAAAGACCCGTCGGAACAACTGCCGCTTCGCGAGCGCGCACTAACTGATGAAAGTGAACAAACCTGGTCTTCGGTACAGCGGCAAATGATTATAGATGCATTGAAAACATCCCAGGGCAAAAAAAATAAAGCAGCAGAAATGCTTGGCATGAGCCGCAGCACGCTATGGCGAAAAATCAAAGCGTATAAAATAGAATAA